In Xenorhabdus nematophila ATCC 19061, one DNA window encodes the following:
- a CDS encoding GNAT family N-acetyltransferase, with protein sequence MEHQEMVRSFTESDMDVVLSIWLEASIKAHHFIAAEFWQSQVENMRRVYIPASEVYVYVQGSEPVGFYALHGGNLAAVFVSSDKQGRGIGKALVNDAKTRRSELTLSVYKENQASYEFYLLQGFYVVREEVDESTGCQEYFMRLNMN encoded by the coding sequence ATGGAGCATCAAGAAATGGTTAGATCGTTCACAGAATCAGATATGGATGTGGTTTTATCGATTTGGTTAGAGGCTTCCATTAAGGCTCATCATTTTATAGCGGCTGAATTTTGGCAGTCACAAGTGGAAAATATGAGAAGGGTCTATATTCCGGCTTCTGAGGTGTATGTTTATGTTCAGGGTTCTGAACCTGTTGGTTTTTATGCGCTTCACGGAGGTAACTTGGCTGCTGTTTTTGTATCATCAGATAAACAGGGGCGGGGAATAGGTAAGGCGTTAGTTAATGATGCCAAAACTCGAAGATCTGAACTCACGTTATCAGTTTATAAGGAAAATCAAGCAAGTTATGAATTCTACTTATTGCAAGGATTTTATGTTGTTCGCGAGGAAGTAGATGAAAGCACAGGATGCCAAGAATATTTTATGCGTCTAAATATGAACTAA
- a CDS encoding pyridoxamine 5'-phosphate oxidase family protein, with protein sequence MTNHIVTDIATLEKIYGKPAGASVFKEVNYIHPVYRPFIESSPFVALATVGSAGMDISPRGDQAGFVLIENEKTLLLPDRIGNNRIDSLRNIVHDNRIALLFFIPGIGETLRINGRAEIVIDPEILERCAYRNKRPRSVLRITVDAVFFQCSRAILRSGLWDSSTQLERSVLPSAGKILQEISKNALDGADYDARLPQLLKNNMY encoded by the coding sequence ATGACGAACCATATTGTCACTGATATTGCTACACTTGAAAAAATATACGGAAAGCCTGCCGGCGCTTCTGTTTTTAAGGAAGTCAATTATATACACCCTGTGTACCGCCCTTTTATTGAATCTTCACCTTTTGTAGCACTGGCAACGGTGGGTTCAGCAGGCATGGATATTTCTCCCCGCGGAGATCAAGCTGGGTTCGTGCTTATTGAAAATGAAAAAACGTTGTTATTGCCCGATAGAATAGGGAATAACCGTATTGATAGCCTACGTAATATTGTTCATGACAATCGTATCGCTTTATTATTTTTTATTCCGGGGATCGGTGAAACATTACGTATTAATGGCCGAGCGGAAATTGTCATTGATCCTGAAATATTGGAACGTTGTGCATATCGTAACAAACGTCCTCGTTCTGTATTGCGCATCACTGTAGATGCTGTTTTTTTCCAATGCTCCCGTGCTATTTTGCGTTCTGGATTGTGGGATAGTTCTACACAATTGGAACGTAGTGTGTTGCCTAGCGCAGGTAAGATATTACAAGAAATAAGTAAAAATGCTTTGGATGGTGCTGATTATGATGCCAGATTACCCCAACTTCTTAAAAACAATATGTATTAA
- a CDS encoding type II toxin-antitoxin system RelE/ParE family toxin produces MDIPNYRLTPDAQADLIEIRRFTVLQWGKMQSEKYLSELQQTFRLLAVTPALGRGRPDVGVEVLSFPHISHVIYYIIHERQPIIFGVLHKRMVPSNHLDGRGMI; encoded by the coding sequence ATGGATATACCAAACTACCGCTTAACGCCTGATGCACAGGCCGATCTTATTGAAATCCGCCGTTTTACTGTACTTCAATGGGGTAAGATGCAATCGGAAAAATACTTGTCAGAACTTCAGCAAACCTTTCGTTTGCTGGCTGTTACCCCTGCTCTGGGGAGAGGCAGGCCGGACGTAGGAGTGGAAGTATTGAGTTTCCCTCATATTAGTCATGTTATTTATTACATAATCCATGAACGGCAACCCATTATATTTGGTGTACTGCACAAACGTATGGTGCCCTCAAATCATCTGGACGGACGCGGGATGATTTGA
- a CDS encoding type II toxin-antitoxin system Phd/YefM family antitoxin: MDTLSANEAKTQFGGMLLKAQRAPIQINKNGKPVAVVISMDEYEGIETLRLKLLQSRAAQASVHIESGNTADGEVFFNELRSGLYD, from the coding sequence ATGGATACTCTTTCTGCCAATGAAGCCAAAACCCAATTTGGCGGCATGCTACTCAAAGCACAACGTGCCCCAATCCAAATAAATAAAAACGGAAAACCCGTCGCGGTGGTTATCTCAATGGATGAGTACGAAGGTATTGAAACACTCCGGTTAAAATTATTACAGTCAAGAGCGGCACAGGCCAGCGTTCATATTGAATCCGGTAACACCGCCGATGGTGAAGTTTTTTTTAATGAACTGAGATCAGGTCTGTACGATTAG
- a CDS encoding MarR family winged helix-turn-helix transcriptional regulator gives MKYDHVDRLLIQWEQQRPDLDSSSMGVIGRLCRINKIIEQRLQHAFKEHSLSAIEFDILATLRRNNAPITPTEMYQSVMLTSGAMSTRIEHMVQRGLIERIANEEDRRSCKVFLTPEGKSLIDKAVESHLENQKTILEPLTENQQEQLATLLRHWLLTNESTN, from the coding sequence ATGAAGTACGATCACGTTGACCGACTACTCATCCAATGGGAGCAACAGCGTCCAGACCTTGATTCATCATCAATGGGAGTCATTGGGCGGCTATGTCGCATAAATAAAATTATTGAGCAACGCTTGCAACATGCTTTCAAAGAACATAGCCTGAGCGCCATTGAGTTTGATATTCTCGCAACACTACGTCGCAATAATGCACCCATTACACCGACTGAAATGTATCAATCCGTTATGCTCACTTCTGGCGCAATGAGTACCCGAATTGAACATATGGTACAACGGGGATTGATTGAACGTATTGCCAATGAAGAAGACAGGCGTAGTTGCAAGGTTTTTCTGACCCCTGAAGGAAAATCCCTGATAGACAAAGCAGTAGAAAGTCATCTTGAAAATCAAAAAACTATTCTCGAACCACTGACTGAAAATCAACAAGAGCAACTTGCTACACTGCTACGGCATTGGTTGCTGACCAATGAATCAACTAATTGA
- a CDS encoding TonB-dependent copper receptor, giving the protein MSTTQLFRISPLTAALAIALIPTSSWAANVEHTKETKEVHAINSNDVITVTAPAISPLNVASSLKTPRQPVPASDGSDYLKTIPGFAQIRNGGTNGDPVFRGMFGSRLRMLIDDGEILGSCGGRMDAPSSYISPENYDVLSLVKGPQTVLWGPGNSAGTIRFERTRPQFEEPGAQGNISTVVGSNGRWDGNADLSLGNELGYIRLIGNKSRSDDYKDGDGKRVHSRWDKWNTDVALGWTPDADTLLELSAGQGDGEARYATRYMDGSQFKRQSLGVRFEKSNIGEVFDKFETNFYYNYTDHVMDTYSLRKSEYKMVSEPSRLTMGGRMVGTWIWEDFKLQSGADMQTNIHRTNTDRYMDPAGRIGWVKNARFRDYGIFSELTWDATEQSKVIGGARLDRATVYQYSAQQERKDTLYAGFIRFEHNLQNTPVMFYTGVGYTERFPDFWELFSGKAGKNALTDIKTEKTTQLDIGSQYNSQHLKGWVSAYVGKVNDFILFRYSNIPNQNIPAHNIDATIMGGEMGVAYQLNDYWKTDASLAYSWAQNTSNHRPLPQTPPLEARFGLTWEQGDWTSSGLLRLVNSQHRVAINEGNVVGKDFDSSKGFAILSANAAYKITKNVQISAGIDNIFDKAYSEHLNLAGNSGFGYSGHTRVNEPGRTYWARVNVKF; this is encoded by the coding sequence ATGTCTACTACACAATTGTTCCGCATATCTCCTCTGACAGCAGCTTTGGCTATTGCCCTGATACCAACCAGTTCCTGGGCTGCCAATGTGGAACACACTAAAGAGACAAAAGAAGTACACGCTATCAATAGTAATGATGTGATAACAGTAACGGCGCCTGCAATTTCGCCACTTAATGTAGCTTCTTCACTAAAAACACCCCGTCAGCCAGTGCCTGCCAGTGATGGCTCCGATTACCTGAAAACCATTCCCGGTTTTGCCCAGATCCGTAATGGCGGCACTAATGGCGATCCGGTATTCCGCGGTATGTTTGGTTCCCGTTTGCGCATGTTGATCGATGACGGTGAAATTCTGGGATCTTGCGGCGGGCGTATGGATGCACCAAGCTCTTATATTTCACCCGAAAATTATGATGTCTTGAGTCTGGTTAAAGGCCCACAAACGGTACTTTGGGGACCGGGGAATTCAGCCGGAACCATCCGTTTTGAACGGACTCGCCCTCAGTTCGAAGAGCCTGGTGCTCAGGGTAATATCAGCACAGTTGTCGGTTCTAATGGTCGCTGGGACGGTAATGCAGATTTAAGTCTTGGTAATGAGTTGGGATATATTCGTTTGATCGGTAATAAATCCCGCTCTGATGATTATAAAGATGGTGATGGTAAGCGCGTTCACTCTCGTTGGGATAAATGGAATACTGATGTTGCATTAGGCTGGACCCCTGATGCAGATACCTTACTGGAATTAAGTGCCGGACAAGGTGATGGCGAAGCACGTTATGCCACACGTTATATGGATGGTTCTCAATTCAAACGACAAAGTCTGGGTGTGCGTTTTGAAAAATCCAATATCGGCGAAGTGTTTGACAAATTTGAAACTAATTTCTACTACAACTACACCGACCATGTAATGGATACCTATTCCCTGCGCAAGTCTGAATACAAAATGGTTTCTGAGCCTAGCCGCCTTACTATGGGGGGGCGCATGGTGGGAACCTGGATTTGGGAAGATTTCAAGTTACAAAGCGGTGCCGATATGCAAACTAACATTCACCGCACAAATACTGATCGCTACATGGACCCGGCAGGAAGAATAGGCTGGGTGAAAAATGCCCGTTTCCGTGATTATGGTATTTTCAGTGAATTGACGTGGGATGCGACGGAGCAAAGTAAAGTCATTGGCGGAGCGCGTTTGGATCGTGCGACAGTATATCAATATTCAGCTCAACAAGAACGAAAAGACACGCTGTATGCGGGTTTTATCCGGTTTGAACATAATCTACAAAATACCCCTGTTATGTTCTATACCGGCGTCGGATACACTGAACGCTTTCCTGATTTTTGGGAACTGTTTTCAGGCAAAGCGGGTAAAAATGCGTTAACTGATATAAAAACTGAGAAGACCACTCAGTTGGATATCGGTTCGCAATATAACTCTCAACATCTGAAAGGCTGGGTATCAGCTTATGTGGGTAAGGTGAATGACTTTATCTTATTCCGCTACAGCAATATCCCAAACCAGAATATTCCCGCTCATAATATTGATGCCACTATTATGGGAGGAGAAATGGGTGTTGCTTATCAGTTGAATGATTATTGGAAAACCGATGCCAGTCTGGCCTATTCCTGGGCGCAAAATACCTCGAACCATCGCCCATTGCCGCAAACTCCGCCTCTGGAAGCCCGTTTCGGTTTAACCTGGGAACAGGGTGATTGGACCAGCAGTGGTTTGCTGCGTTTGGTTAACAGTCAGCATCGAGTGGCGATTAATGAAGGTAACGTGGTAGGTAAAGATTTTGACAGCAGTAAAGGGTTTGCCATTTTGTCCGCCAACGCAGCCTATAAAATAACCAAGAATGTTCAGATCAGTGCCGGTATTGACAACATTTTTGATAAAGCTTACAGCGAACACCTGAATTTAGCAGGAAATAGTGGTTTCGGTTATTCAGGCCATACGCGAGTAAACGAACCCGGCCGCACTTATTGGGCTCGAGTTAACGTTAAATTCTAA
- a CDS encoding DUF2946 domain-containing protein, whose product MLSLFRLSQRRTPAIIALLAILMLFIAPVVSKILEHHRDSTTSAMNHCMSMPDMQHNDNNNHHQTSSSHAMNHHGIDHVHMGLMDDIACGYCQLLINLPLLAGSFVLFILLTLTISRAPPAPLFLGPTVRLFYGESQPRAPPLN is encoded by the coding sequence TTGTTATCACTTTTTCGTTTATCACAACGCCGGACACCTGCCATTATCGCCTTACTGGCGATTTTAATGTTGTTCATTGCGCCAGTGGTATCGAAAATACTGGAACATCATCGTGATAGCACAACAAGCGCAATGAATCACTGCATGTCGATGCCTGACATGCAGCATAACGATAATAATAACCACCATCAAACATCATCATCACATGCCATGAACCATCATGGTATTGATCATGTTCATATGGGATTGATGGATGATATCGCCTGTGGTTACTGTCAGCTTTTGATCAATCTGCCATTATTGGCAGGAAGTTTTGTTCTTTTTATCTTGCTGACACTGACCATTTCCCGTGCTCCACCCGCACCTCTCTTCTTAGGGCCAACAGTTCGGCTGTTTTACGGCGAATCGCAACCACGCGCTCCACCCCTTAATTAA
- a CDS encoding aspartate aminotransferase family protein — protein sequence MSERNSFQSLNFEAHWMPLSANRHFQKDPRIIASAEGNWLVDDQGRRIYDSLSGLWTCGAGHVRTEINQAISKQLGTLDYSPGFQFAHALSFKLAEKIASLMPGDLNHVFFTNSGSESTDTAAKMARAYWRIQGQSAKTKLIGRVRGYHGVNIAGTSLGGIGSNRKVFGQLMDVDHLSHTLQPNMAFTKGMPATGGPELADELLELIELHDASNIAAVIIEPIAGSAGAIIPPQGYLQRLREICTQHDILLIFDEVITGFGRMGHWSAAELFGVTPDILNFAKQVTNGVIPLGGVVASSKIYDAFMSQSLPEHMIEFNHGYTYSAHPVACAAGLATLDLLEKENLVQQSADLAPHFEQALHELKLCPNVTDIRNCGLIGAIQIAPRNGDPSVRAYEAGIALWKAGFYVRFSGDTLQFGPMFNAKMDELDPLFNAVGDVLHQIK from the coding sequence ATGTCAGAAAGAAATTCTTTTCAATCATTGAATTTTGAAGCGCACTGGATGCCGCTCAGTGCCAATCGTCATTTTCAAAAAGATCCACGTATCATTGCCTCGGCAGAAGGAAACTGGCTGGTTGATGATCAAGGTCGGCGTATTTATGATAGCTTATCCGGCCTATGGACGTGCGGAGCAGGGCATGTACGTACCGAAATCAATCAGGCTATTTCCAAGCAGTTAGGTACGTTGGATTATTCTCCGGGTTTTCAATTTGCTCACGCCTTGTCATTTAAATTGGCAGAAAAAATTGCCAGCCTGATGCCCGGTGATTTAAATCACGTATTTTTTACTAATTCAGGTTCAGAATCTACCGATACCGCCGCCAAAATGGCTCGTGCTTATTGGCGCATTCAGGGACAATCTGCAAAAACGAAATTGATTGGTCGTGTCCGTGGTTATCATGGTGTCAATATTGCAGGAACCAGCCTGGGCGGAATTGGTAGTAACCGTAAGGTGTTTGGTCAGTTGATGGATGTGGATCATCTGTCACATACATTACAGCCCAATATGGCCTTTACTAAAGGAATGCCGGCGACAGGTGGCCCTGAACTGGCGGATGAGTTGTTAGAGCTGATTGAACTGCATGATGCCAGTAACATAGCCGCTGTTATCATTGAACCCATTGCGGGTTCTGCCGGTGCAATTATTCCACCGCAAGGTTATTTACAGCGTTTGCGGGAAATCTGTACCCAACACGATATCTTACTGATTTTTGACGAAGTGATTACCGGCTTCGGGCGCATGGGGCATTGGAGCGCTGCTGAATTGTTCGGTGTAACCCCGGATATTCTCAACTTCGCCAAGCAGGTTACCAATGGCGTCATTCCACTAGGGGGGGTTGTTGCCTCCAGTAAAATCTACGATGCCTTTATGTCACAATCTCTGCCTGAACATATGATTGAGTTTAATCACGGTTACACCTATTCAGCTCATCCGGTTGCCTGTGCTGCGGGATTGGCAACATTAGATCTGCTGGAAAAAGAGAATTTAGTGCAACAGTCTGCTGATTTAGCTCCCCATTTCGAACAAGCATTACATGAGCTGAAATTGTGCCCAAATGTGACAGATATTCGAAATTGTGGGTTGATAGGCGCTATTCAGATTGCACCACGGAATGGCGATCCGTCTGTCCGTGCTTATGAAGCCGGCATTGCATTATGGAAAGCGGGTTTTTATGTGCGTTTCAGTGGTGATACATTGCAATTTGGCCCGATGTTCAATGCAAAAATGGATGAACTTGATCCTTTATTCAATGCTGTGGGTGACGTTTTACACCAAATTAAATAA
- a CDS encoding CoA-acylating methylmalonate-semialdehyde dehydrogenase, translating into MRTITHLINGETTIAGDRTAAVFNPSTGGIIRQVEMAGTETVQKAILAAKAALPAWRNTPPAKRAQVLFRFKQLLEQHEAQIITLISEEHGKTLEDSAGELKRGIENVDFATAAPELLKGEFNRNVGPEIDSWSDFHAVGVVAGITPFNFPAMVPLWMYPLAIACGNTFILKPSERAPSSALYIAELFHQAGLPKGVLNVVNGDKEAVDCLIESPDVKALSFVGSTPTAEYIYSEGTQRGKRVQALGGAKNHAVLMPDADLNNAASTLMGAAYGSCGERCMAISVAVCVGDQIADALIDKLIPQIQALKIGPGTERGLDMGPLVTKAHLEKVSGYVTEGVEAGAKLVVDGRNLSVAGYEKGFFIGGCLFDQVTPKMRIYQEEIFGPVLCIVRVSSLEEAITLINAHEYGNGTCVFTHDGEVARLFANEIEVGMVGINVSLPVPVAYHSFGGWKRSLFGDLSVYGPDGVRFYTRRKTITQRWIKRESHEAAQFSFPSNN; encoded by the coding sequence ATGAGAACCATTACGCACTTAATTAACGGTGAAACAACCATAGCAGGCGATAGGACAGCTGCCGTATTTAATCCCTCCACAGGAGGGATTATTCGTCAAGTTGAAATGGCGGGTACAGAAACAGTACAAAAAGCGATTCTGGCAGCAAAAGCTGCTCTTCCAGCCTGGCGTAATACTCCTCCGGCAAAACGCGCCCAAGTATTATTTCGTTTTAAGCAACTGCTTGAACAGCATGAAGCACAGATAATTACGCTGATCAGCGAAGAACACGGAAAAACGCTGGAAGATTCAGCGGGAGAATTGAAAAGAGGTATTGAAAACGTAGATTTCGCTACAGCTGCACCAGAATTATTGAAAGGGGAATTTAATCGTAACGTCGGGCCAGAAATTGACTCATGGAGCGATTTTCACGCGGTAGGCGTGGTGGCAGGAATAACCCCCTTTAATTTCCCGGCTATGGTGCCTTTATGGATGTACCCACTGGCTATTGCCTGCGGTAATACCTTTATTCTTAAACCTTCCGAACGCGCACCCAGTTCAGCATTATATATCGCAGAATTGTTCCATCAGGCGGGGCTGCCGAAAGGTGTATTGAATGTTGTTAACGGTGATAAAGAAGCGGTTGATTGTTTAATTGAATCTCCTGATGTGAAAGCGCTGAGTTTTGTTGGTTCAACACCAACGGCAGAATATATCTACAGTGAAGGAACACAACGCGGTAAACGTGTTCAGGCACTTGGTGGTGCAAAAAATCATGCTGTCTTAATGCCTGATGCAGATCTCAACAATGCCGCCAGTACGTTGATGGGGGCAGCTTACGGTTCATGTGGTGAACGCTGTATGGCTATTTCTGTGGCCGTATGTGTAGGGGATCAAATTGCAGATGCCTTGATAGATAAATTAATACCGCAAATTCAGGCGCTTAAAATCGGTCCAGGGACAGAACGTGGTTTGGATATGGGGCCATTAGTCACTAAAGCCCATTTGGAAAAAGTGTCTGGTTATGTTACGGAAGGCGTTGAAGCAGGCGCTAAATTGGTTGTTGATGGCAGAAATCTTTCTGTTGCTGGATATGAGAAAGGTTTCTTTATCGGGGGCTGCTTGTTTGATCAGGTCACACCCAAGATGCGCATTTATCAGGAAGAAATTTTTGGCCCTGTACTCTGTATAGTAAGAGTATCCAGCTTGGAAGAAGCAATAACACTGATTAATGCGCATGAATATGGTAACGGAACCTGCGTCTTTACCCATGATGGTGAAGTTGCTCGGTTGTTTGCCAATGAGATTGAAGTGGGCATGGTCGGCATCAATGTTTCGTTGCCTGTTCCCGTCGCTTATCATAGTTTTGGCGGTTGGAAGCGTTCATTATTCGGTGATTTATCTGTTTATGGCCCGGATGGAGTGCGTTTTTACACGCGTCGTAAAACGATCACTCAACGCTGGATTAAACGTGAAAGTCATGAAGCCGCTCAATTCTCTTTTCCAAGCAATAATTAA